In Pyrus communis chromosome 1, drPyrComm1.1, whole genome shotgun sequence, the following are encoded in one genomic region:
- the LOC137728898 gene encoding GATA transcription factor 19-like, with translation MHRCSNGSSHGGNMVGGPCSCGVLHHTQSNSSFSMLFSMPNHHKPYDHIHHETSYDHHHMYPFASPSSSVDCTLSLGTPSTRLTDNDVVSHDRRARNGERRSGNCVSNFCWDLLQPNKSSPSSHHKNGSRVGNINGVTNAVSSNNDPLLARRCANCDTTSTPLWRNGPRGPKSLCNACGIRFKKEERRATAATANGGGSSVVGMESNGYHHHNSWIPHSQTQKMACFGNEFRFIEDDTVHHENDMNGIPFLSWRLNVTDRPSLVHDFTR, from the exons ATGCATAGGTGCAGTAATGGCTCTTCACATGGCGGCAACATGGTCGGCGGTCCATGTTCGTGCGGTGTCCTTCACCATACCCAATCCAACTCCTCCTTCTCCATGCTCTTCTCCATGCCTAATCACCACAAGCCGTACGATCATATTCATCACGAAACATCGTACGATCATCATCACATGTACCCGTTCGCATCCCCATCATCCTCCGTCGATTGCACTCTCTCTCTAGGAACTCCCTCGACCCGTTTGACCGACAACGACGTCGTTTCCCATGACAGGCGTGCGCGCAACGGCGAGCGGCGCTCCGGTAACTGCGTTTCCAACTTCTGCTGGGACTTGTTGCAGCCCAATAAGTCATCTCCGTCTTCCCATCACAAGAACGGCAGCCGCGTTGGCAATATCAACGGCGTTACTAACGCTGTCAGTAGTAATAACGATCCCCTTCTCGCTCGCCGCTGCGCTAACTGTGACACCACCTCCACACCTCTCTGGAGAAACGGTCCAAGAGGCCCCAAG TCACTGTGCAATGCCTGCGGCATTCGGttcaagaaagaagagagacgTGCCACTGCGGCAACAGCCAACGGCGGTGGTTCGAGTGTCGTAGGAATGGAGTCTAACGGATACCACCACCACAACTCATGGATTCCGCACTCGCAGACCCAGAAAATGGCGTGCTTTGGTAACGAATTTCGGTTCATCGAGGACGACACCGTGCACCACGAAAACGACATGAACGGCATCCCCTTCCTGTCCTGGCGCCTCAACGTCACTGACAGGCCAAGCCTCGTCCATGATTTCACAAGATGA